A single window of Rhodococcus jostii RHA1 DNA harbors:
- a CDS encoding helix-turn-helix domain-containing protein, which produces MPNQENAEFAGSEPKVPFPKPERDIDLYRRAIATLQAALPHGWTLTSGKSRSLADAPERLLVGAPNGEVASFSVIPARGVLAGDAARFADGLSGSDRGFVCARYLSEPVRRQLDARGLSYADATGNTSLAADRPAIWVRDRGADADPWRGPGRPAAQLTGDPAARVVRALADHSGQLTVPELVRLSGASTGATYRVVETLEERDLLERLPRGPITSVRWQQMLRAWSSDSSFKDCPTVGYFAPEGVQSFVAKLGKVSGHLYAVTGSLAAAAFVEYAPAHQVQIYADHGEALAGALELRPVDQGANVLVATPRSAAVFERTLFRDNVRLVAPAQAFADLLAGTGRHPQEAEHLLDWMTENVTEWRTTLGAPTVT; this is translated from the coding sequence GTGCCGAATCAGGAAAACGCCGAATTCGCAGGCAGCGAGCCGAAGGTGCCGTTCCCCAAGCCGGAACGCGACATCGATCTCTACCGCCGGGCGATCGCCACCCTCCAGGCCGCCCTCCCCCACGGCTGGACGTTGACGTCCGGAAAGTCCCGCTCCCTCGCCGACGCACCGGAACGGTTGCTGGTCGGCGCACCCAACGGCGAGGTGGCGTCCTTCTCCGTCATCCCCGCCCGGGGGGTGCTCGCCGGGGACGCCGCCCGGTTCGCCGACGGATTGTCCGGATCCGATCGCGGATTCGTTTGCGCCCGTTACCTTTCCGAGCCGGTTCGCCGTCAACTCGACGCCAGGGGTCTCTCCTACGCCGATGCGACGGGCAACACCTCCCTGGCGGCGGACCGGCCTGCGATCTGGGTGCGCGACCGCGGCGCGGACGCCGACCCGTGGCGTGGCCCCGGCCGTCCGGCCGCCCAGCTGACCGGCGATCCCGCCGCCCGGGTCGTGCGCGCCCTCGCCGATCATTCGGGTCAGCTGACGGTTCCCGAACTCGTCCGACTGTCCGGCGCGTCCACCGGCGCGACCTATCGGGTGGTGGAAACCCTGGAGGAACGCGATCTGCTCGAACGACTCCCCCGTGGCCCCATCACCAGCGTCCGGTGGCAGCAGATGCTGCGCGCCTGGAGCAGTGACTCGAGTTTCAAGGACTGCCCCACCGTCGGCTACTTCGCACCCGAGGGAGTGCAGTCGTTCGTCGCGAAACTCGGAAAGGTCTCCGGCCACCTCTACGCGGTGACCGGCTCACTCGCCGCGGCGGCGTTCGTCGAATACGCGCCGGCGCATCAGGTCCAGATCTACGCCGACCACGGCGAAGCGCTGGCCGGCGCACTCGAGCTACGCCCCGTCGATCAGGGTGCCAACGTCCTCGTCGCCACGCCCCGATCGGCTGCGGTCTTCGAGCGCACCCTGTTCCGCGACAACGTTCGTCTGGTCGCCCCGGCCCAGGCCTTCGCGGATCTTCTCGCCGGCACCGGTCGTCATCCGCAGGAGGCGGAGCACCTCCTCGACTGGATGACCGAGAACGTGACCGAGTGGAGAACAACCCTCGGCGCACCGACCGTTACCTGA
- a CDS encoding TIGR02677 family protein: MKLFAFTTAEKRAEYLWVLRAFDHARANYVVLLHAGDVARILDGLAVGDPAGQLGAGDVTPLLEQLHVWEVLERSYDGTRAATLAEYRNRHFVYQFSQAGYQVFRAVEDALAARLDDASLSRLALPDLLADMNDLAAANRAADNDLVYRKLNRLDATLSDMAGRAAQFYLTLGDLVRTTEITPETFMSHKDALLTHMREFSSDLSRYAPKLAAAIALVEDTGVETMVARAAASDERVFLCIEEREADWRARWAGLTHWFVGSEAGLSESERLREGTMSAIAAVLSLLRRVTETRKGGVSRESQLRHLAGWFAATPTEDAAHALFQAVFDLGRPRHLSMVHPDADIIPDTRSWWEAQPVEISRTLAETGRPPSPGLPARVHRNEGSVRRLREEQLTAQRLRAAAAQSLARGGVYERELDEAETDVLLSLLNAALTARVPVSGRVKSSTGSENGVKLTLSPHSESTVVRTARGRLHLDGLQVSVR; the protein is encoded by the coding sequence TTGAAACTGTTCGCCTTCACCACGGCGGAGAAGCGCGCGGAGTACCTGTGGGTGCTGCGGGCCTTCGACCACGCCCGCGCCAACTACGTCGTCCTGCTCCACGCCGGCGACGTCGCCCGCATTCTGGACGGTCTCGCGGTCGGCGATCCGGCCGGACAACTCGGCGCCGGCGACGTCACCCCCCTGCTCGAGCAACTGCACGTCTGGGAAGTGCTCGAACGCAGCTACGACGGAACCCGCGCCGCGACGCTGGCCGAATACCGGAACCGGCACTTCGTCTATCAGTTCAGCCAGGCCGGCTACCAGGTGTTCCGAGCCGTCGAGGACGCGCTGGCGGCCCGACTCGACGACGCGTCGCTGTCCCGGCTGGCGCTGCCCGACCTCCTCGCCGACATGAACGACCTGGCCGCCGCCAACCGCGCGGCCGACAACGACCTCGTGTACCGGAAACTCAACCGTCTCGACGCGACGCTGTCGGACATGGCCGGACGCGCCGCCCAGTTCTACCTGACCCTCGGCGACCTCGTCCGCACCACGGAGATCACGCCCGAGACGTTCATGTCCCACAAGGACGCTCTCCTCACGCACATGCGCGAGTTCAGCTCCGACCTCTCGCGCTATGCACCGAAACTCGCGGCGGCCATCGCGCTCGTGGAAGACACCGGCGTCGAGACGATGGTGGCGCGGGCCGCCGCCAGCGACGAGCGGGTGTTCCTCTGCATCGAAGAGCGCGAAGCCGATTGGCGCGCGCGGTGGGCGGGATTGACGCATTGGTTCGTCGGGAGCGAGGCCGGTCTCAGCGAGTCGGAACGCCTCCGCGAGGGCACGATGAGCGCCATCGCCGCCGTCCTGTCGCTGCTGCGCCGCGTCACCGAGACCCGCAAGGGCGGTGTCAGCAGGGAGAGCCAATTACGCCACCTCGCAGGCTGGTTCGCCGCCACTCCGACCGAGGACGCCGCGCATGCACTGTTCCAGGCCGTGTTCGACCTCGGGCGTCCGCGCCACCTGTCGATGGTGCATCCGGACGCCGACATCATTCCCGACACGCGGTCGTGGTGGGAGGCCCAGCCCGTGGAGATCTCCCGCACGCTCGCCGAGACGGGACGTCCCCCGTCTCCAGGCCTGCCCGCACGGGTGCACCGCAACGAGGGCAGCGTGCGCCGCCTGCGGGAGGAACAGCTGACCGCGCAACGACTTCGCGCCGCCGCCGCCCAGTCGCTGGCCCGGGGCGGGGTCTACGAGCGGGAACTCGACGAGGCCGAAACCGACGTGCTGCTGAGTCTGCTCAACGCCGCGCTGACGGCGCGGGTTCCGGTCAGCGGCCGTGTGAAGAGCAGCACAGGATCGGAGAACGGCGTGAAGCTCACCCTCAGCCCGCACAGCGAATCGACGGTGGTGCGCACCGCCCGAGGACGTCTGCACCTCGACGGACTGCAGGTGAGCGTTCGGTGA
- a CDS encoding TIGR02678 family protein, whose product MKAREISPLALDSYQRAARVILSNHLVTQTYPDRIALPLLRRWATELRDDLMTLFGYRLEVTETTARLFTVSDRLDAGTPAKTATDRTFDRYRYAYLALALAALGRAGNQITLSELADHVAADAAQVDGVDLSTERASDRDAFVDAVGWLAARGAIALADGDAGGWAANPDAGEALYDIDRSVVIALFRPPRALQHLRSIRGLLAGADAVTEDDTSEFGTARPVDVKETARQVRRALVERPVVYAADLDDDELMQLALPRTAADVELLTGLVAERREEGVAMIDSSGRLSDVRFPGTGTVAQVALLLAGEIADRVLDPDAPETARMPLPRARFDDLIEQVDSAIPQSGIFDSLAGHDGFEPADPAPEDRLFPVIEDDWIAGTVRTLTERFGRTFAAGWQADPDGLGRAALALLERLRLTAAVPGGVLALPALARYRGVVVTIRDRTPEIDLFQSSANDSEEVTA is encoded by the coding sequence GTGAAGGCACGGGAGATCTCGCCGCTCGCCCTCGATTCGTATCAGCGCGCCGCCCGCGTCATTCTGTCGAATCACCTGGTGACACAGACCTATCCGGATCGCATCGCACTCCCCCTGCTCCGCCGGTGGGCCACCGAATTACGCGACGATCTGATGACGCTCTTCGGGTACCGACTCGAAGTCACGGAGACGACCGCCCGGCTGTTCACGGTGAGCGACCGACTCGACGCCGGGACCCCGGCCAAGACGGCCACCGACCGCACGTTCGACCGGTACCGCTACGCCTACCTCGCGTTGGCGTTGGCCGCGCTCGGCCGCGCCGGAAACCAGATCACCCTGTCCGAGCTCGCCGATCACGTGGCCGCCGACGCCGCCCAGGTCGACGGTGTGGACCTGTCCACGGAACGCGCGTCCGACCGGGATGCGTTCGTCGACGCCGTCGGCTGGCTCGCCGCCCGCGGCGCGATCGCCCTCGCCGACGGCGACGCGGGCGGCTGGGCCGCCAATCCCGATGCGGGAGAGGCGCTCTACGACATCGACAGGTCCGTCGTCATCGCCCTGTTCCGGCCGCCGCGCGCACTGCAGCACCTCCGGTCCATCCGCGGACTGCTCGCCGGTGCGGACGCGGTGACCGAGGACGACACCTCCGAGTTCGGGACCGCCCGGCCGGTCGACGTGAAGGAGACCGCGCGGCAGGTCCGGCGTGCTCTCGTCGAACGGCCCGTGGTCTACGCCGCCGACCTCGACGATGACGAGCTGATGCAACTCGCACTCCCCCGCACCGCAGCCGATGTCGAGTTGCTCACCGGACTGGTCGCGGAGCGGCGTGAGGAGGGTGTCGCGATGATCGACTCCTCCGGACGTCTGTCCGACGTCCGGTTCCCCGGGACGGGAACGGTCGCGCAGGTCGCGCTCCTGCTCGCCGGCGAGATCGCCGATCGCGTACTGGATCCGGACGCTCCGGAGACGGCCCGGATGCCGCTGCCGCGGGCCCGGTTCGACGACCTGATCGAACAGGTCGACAGCGCCATTCCCCAGTCCGGGATCTTCGACAGCCTCGCCGGCCACGACGGATTCGAACCCGCAGACCCCGCCCCCGAAGACCGGCTGTTCCCGGTCATCGAGGACGACTGGATCGCCGGCACCGTCCGGACACTGACCGAACGGTTCGGGCGCACGTTCGCCGCCGGCTGGCAGGCAGACCCGGACGGTCTGGGACGCGCGGCGCTGGCGCTGCTCGAGCGGTTACGCCTCACCGCGGCCGTGCCGGGTGGCGTGCTCGCACTCCCGGCACTCGCCCGCTACCGGGGTGTGGTGGTCACGATCCGCGACCGCACACCCGAGATCGACCTGTTCCAGAGCTCAGCGAACGACAGCGAGGAAGTCACAGCATGA
- a CDS encoding TIGR02680 family protein, with product MTSARFRPTRAGIINLWDYRDQEFSFADGRLVLRGPNGSGKTKALEVLFPFVFDGRIEPRRLNPFAGEERTMKSNLLYRGQESAYSYVWMEFCRGAKDDPEAVTVGIGMRATRTNDKVTRWYFVADGRVGVDFSLLGSDDRPLTKKQLGEQIGTDSITDRPLDYRAAIDARMFGLGVQRYDQLINLILTLRRPQLAKNLDPKGLSQALTDGLRPLDEQLVLEAARSFSDMEEVGRALEGLAAADQAAQSFVGVYAKYLRQQARTDVDHLATRLEAVRSGIAALHGAAADRARSQESRAAAEERFTAAERALDQANATLDALKRSTAYEGRTQLDDLAQAVSTLEKSTELQAEKARKAKVTLEQRSEEHDKAGDAVARAVEALTHAEDELHLAAEDAGITWTALPENARTDQLTAALRGHTEERDGDIRAVRAALATVERAVTERTRADEAARRGQEQLDTATVAVLEAETAVESARSRCAGELRSWWTEQSALYAEIDAPASLFDVLDAALGRIGDDDTATLSETLTEQTTDAVDALRLRRQQYDRDAAAAEEVIAAHESARAAIESEHDDAPPLSTARQDARSRLTGAPLWRLVRFADSVDAAAAAGIEAALQAANLLDGWVPVDDALPDVESEQFLVALPAGDRPTGTTLADVLEVEQDTGVPNDRVRGILESIALESLDLSEGPVGVAEDGAYRQGIQRGRHTKSDAEYIGTTARARRRAVRIAELDRILEETRATLDEARASADAAAALLSRTTAAAQALPRTGSILTALKKVTESAGALRSRSDTATAVGRELDQAIADLSAKEKQLRATASTHRTPHVAREIDSLAAAVRHFEKQGEMVQRCRREHAKEMEHTRESEDRLHEARGSAEEFAEEAAIAEEVLAQQVQRLETLRDTLGSGAEQLDRQLEEAHARIEACKKEQRDARKADKDAGEAIGKAEGAYNTAVQTLRLALTETHADAARLAPYARRDLLELLGVDGGHTWPASSAAWMSAEQLVYRIQNADDDTQILPPEVDALFRALDGATESVRVSDSARKSTRTALTTALQDFDAQLAAAGQDYRLQWDAPDGVTVVQVQDDEGYSSIGEFAARIASARSDQELLLTESERRILEDALLTGLAQQIHERTVDARELIARMGTEMRERRMSSGNTIGVHWVLADNLDDSAKAISKLLERDISALGPDELATMRAHFAHQIRTARAAHPERSYPEILASALDYRRWRVFSFTLISGNGNEDRLTVARHSALSGGEQSVSLHLPLFAAAHVMLDSADPHAPRLLALDEAFAGVDDNGRAELLGLSVQFDLDLFMTGFDLWITYGGVPGCAHYDLAHSTAEQSVSATLLVWSDGELLAEHDGTDLAQALGSPLRRRVPTPAEGALEFA from the coding sequence ATGACGAGTGCGCGTTTCCGGCCCACCCGCGCCGGGATCATCAACCTCTGGGACTACCGCGATCAGGAGTTCTCCTTCGCCGACGGTCGCCTCGTTCTCCGCGGTCCCAACGGTTCCGGCAAGACGAAGGCCCTCGAAGTGCTGTTCCCGTTCGTCTTCGACGGCCGGATCGAACCCCGGCGGCTCAATCCGTTCGCCGGCGAGGAACGCACCATGAAGTCGAACCTGCTGTACCGCGGGCAGGAGAGCGCGTACTCGTACGTCTGGATGGAGTTCTGCCGCGGCGCGAAGGACGACCCCGAGGCCGTCACCGTGGGCATCGGCATGCGCGCCACCCGCACCAACGACAAGGTCACACGCTGGTACTTCGTTGCCGACGGTCGCGTCGGCGTCGACTTCTCCCTACTCGGCAGCGACGACCGTCCGCTCACGAAAAAGCAACTGGGCGAACAGATCGGCACCGACTCCATCACCGACCGGCCGCTCGACTACCGCGCCGCCATCGACGCCCGGATGTTCGGGCTCGGCGTCCAGCGCTACGACCAGCTGATCAACCTCATCCTCACGCTCCGGCGGCCCCAGCTCGCGAAGAACCTCGACCCCAAGGGACTGTCGCAGGCACTCACCGACGGTCTGCGACCGCTCGACGAGCAACTGGTCCTCGAGGCGGCACGCTCGTTCAGCGACATGGAGGAGGTCGGCCGGGCGCTCGAGGGGCTGGCCGCGGCGGACCAGGCGGCACAGAGCTTCGTCGGCGTGTACGCGAAATACCTTCGCCAGCAGGCGCGTACGGACGTCGACCACCTCGCGACCCGTCTGGAGGCCGTCCGATCCGGTATCGCCGCTCTCCATGGGGCGGCAGCGGACCGGGCGCGCAGCCAGGAGAGCCGAGCGGCCGCCGAAGAACGCTTCACCGCCGCCGAACGCGCACTCGACCAGGCCAATGCCACCCTGGACGCACTGAAGCGGTCGACGGCGTACGAAGGGCGGACACAACTCGACGACCTCGCGCAGGCCGTCTCGACGCTCGAGAAGTCGACCGAACTGCAGGCCGAGAAGGCACGCAAGGCGAAGGTGACCCTCGAACAGCGATCCGAGGAGCACGACAAGGCCGGTGACGCCGTCGCCCGCGCCGTCGAGGCGCTCACCCATGCCGAAGACGAGCTTCACCTCGCCGCCGAGGACGCGGGAATCACCTGGACCGCACTCCCCGAGAACGCGCGCACCGACCAGCTGACCGCGGCGCTGCGCGGGCACACCGAAGAACGCGACGGCGACATCCGCGCGGTCCGGGCCGCACTCGCCACCGTCGAGAGGGCGGTCACCGAACGGACCAGGGCCGACGAGGCGGCACGCCGAGGCCAGGAGCAACTCGACACCGCGACGGTCGCCGTTCTCGAGGCCGAGACCGCGGTCGAATCGGCCCGCAGCCGCTGCGCCGGCGAACTCCGATCCTGGTGGACGGAACAGTCGGCCCTCTACGCCGAGATCGACGCGCCCGCTTCACTGTTCGACGTCCTGGACGCCGCCCTCGGCCGGATCGGCGACGACGACACCGCCACCCTGTCGGAGACGCTGACCGAACAGACGACGGACGCCGTCGACGCGCTCCGGTTGCGTCGTCAGCAGTACGACCGCGACGCCGCCGCCGCCGAGGAGGTGATCGCCGCACACGAATCCGCTCGCGCGGCCATCGAATCCGAGCACGACGACGCCCCGCCGCTCTCGACCGCCCGGCAGGACGCCCGGTCCCGGCTGACCGGTGCACCGCTGTGGCGTCTGGTCCGCTTCGCCGACAGTGTCGACGCTGCCGCGGCGGCAGGAATCGAGGCCGCACTGCAGGCCGCGAATCTCCTCGACGGCTGGGTGCCCGTCGACGACGCACTCCCCGATGTCGAATCCGAACAGTTCCTCGTGGCCCTTCCGGCCGGGGATCGGCCCACCGGCACGACCCTCGCGGACGTTCTCGAGGTCGAACAGGACACGGGCGTTCCCAACGATCGCGTGCGCGGGATCCTCGAATCCATCGCCCTCGAATCCCTCGACCTGTCCGAAGGTCCGGTCGGTGTCGCCGAAGATGGTGCGTACCGGCAGGGAATCCAGCGGGGACGCCACACGAAATCGGACGCGGAGTACATCGGAACCACCGCACGGGCCCGCAGGCGCGCCGTCCGTATCGCCGAACTCGACAGGATCCTCGAGGAAACCCGGGCGACCCTCGACGAAGCCCGGGCGTCCGCGGATGCGGCGGCGGCGCTGCTGTCGCGGACCACCGCGGCGGCGCAGGCCCTGCCCCGCACCGGATCGATCCTCACGGCGCTGAAGAAGGTCACCGAATCCGCAGGCGCACTCCGCAGCCGCTCCGACACGGCGACAGCGGTCGGTCGCGAACTCGACCAGGCCATCGCCGACCTGTCCGCGAAGGAGAAGCAGCTCCGGGCCACTGCGTCCACGCACCGGACTCCCCACGTCGCCCGCGAGATCGACTCGCTCGCCGCGGCCGTCCGGCATTTCGAGAAGCAGGGCGAGATGGTGCAACGGTGCAGGCGCGAACACGCCAAGGAGATGGAGCACACCCGCGAGTCCGAGGACCGACTGCACGAGGCGCGCGGCAGCGCGGAGGAGTTCGCGGAAGAAGCTGCCATCGCCGAAGAGGTTCTCGCGCAACAGGTCCAACGCCTCGAGACGCTGCGCGACACGCTGGGATCGGGGGCCGAGCAGTTGGACCGCCAACTCGAGGAGGCGCACGCGCGGATCGAGGCGTGCAAGAAGGAGCAGCGCGACGCCCGCAAGGCGGACAAGGACGCGGGTGAGGCCATCGGTAAAGCCGAGGGCGCGTACAACACCGCCGTCCAGACGCTCCGGCTGGCGCTCACCGAAACGCACGCCGACGCCGCCCGCCTCGCGCCGTATGCCCGGCGCGACCTACTCGAACTCCTCGGCGTCGACGGCGGCCACACCTGGCCGGCGAGCTCGGCGGCGTGGATGAGTGCCGAACAGCTGGTGTATCGGATCCAGAACGCCGACGACGACACCCAGATCCTGCCGCCCGAAGTGGATGCCCTGTTCCGCGCACTGGACGGCGCCACCGAATCGGTGCGGGTCAGCGACTCGGCGCGCAAGTCGACGCGCACCGCGCTCACCACCGCGCTGCAGGACTTCGACGCACAATTGGCGGCCGCCGGCCAGGACTACCGGTTGCAGTGGGACGCCCCGGACGGCGTGACCGTGGTGCAGGTGCAGGACGACGAGGGGTACTCGTCGATCGGCGAGTTCGCCGCCCGCATCGCGTCCGCTCGCTCCGATCAGGAATTGCTGCTCACCGAATCCGAGCGTCGCATCCTGGAGGACGCGCTGCTCACGGGTCTCGCACAGCAGATCCACGAACGGACCGTCGACGCACGCGAACTCATCGCCCGGATGGGCACCGAGATGCGGGAGCGCCGGATGTCGTCCGGCAACACCATCGGCGTCCACTGGGTGCTCGCCGACAACCTCGACGACAGCGCGAAGGCGATCTCCAAACTTCTCGAGCGCGACATCTCGGCGCTGGGGCCGGACGAGCTCGCCACGATGCGCGCCCACTTCGCCCACCAGATCAGGACTGCCCGCGCCGCCCACCCGGAGCGTTCGTACCCGGAGATCCTGGCGTCCGCCCTCGACTACCGGCGGTGGCGGGTGTTCTCGTTCACCCTGATCAGCGGCAACGGCAACGAAGACCGGCTGACCGTCGCCCGGCACAGCGCGCTCTCCGGCGGCGAGCAGTCCGTCTCGCTGCACCTGCCGCTGTTCGCCGCAGCGCACGTCATGCTCGATTCCGCCGACCCCCATGCGCCGCGACTGCTGGCGCTGGACGAAGCGTTCGCCGGCGTCGACGACAACGGCCGGGCCGAACTGCTCGGCCTCAGCGTGCAATTCGACCTCGACCTGTTCATGACCGGGTTCGACCTGTGGATCACGTACGGCGGCGTGCCGGGGTGTGCGCACTACGATCTGGCGCACTCGACAGCCGAGCAGAGCGTCAGCGCCACGCTGCTCGTGTGGTCGGATGGCGAACTACTCGCCGAACACGACGGCACCGACCTGGCGCAGGCGCTCGGTTCGCCCCTCCGCAGGCGCGTCCCGACGCCCGCGGAGGGTGCCCTCGAGTTCGCCTGA
- a CDS encoding transposase: MLVAKGYRPVNRDQQFLLPPDMREWVPPTHPVWTVIEIVDTHLDTSAFHGSRRTGGAGRAGYDPDMLVTLLIWAWSRGVRSSRQIERACSEVVSYRVICAGDTPDHVTISRFRKDNHTACEALFTQVLILAARLGLGRLETIALDGVKIASNASKDANRTEDGLRRAAEAEAARIAAAAVAAHAATDDAEDDLYGEDDSGPGQVPAELADPSTRSARIAEALAQLDAEKDAEQCEREGKAQDYLARLDAGQTVMGRVPVGAEVAAAERRLAEAVAAQQAVIERFRGRTAAGGGGGFVPKPVDEHHLVRRRRTELDTALRKQGERAAAAGQRRRNTTDPDSRLQPLRGGGWVQGYNCQAFTSEDGLILATGVGTGPADYDYFPEMVDKAGAAAHLIDATRRGKEPTGTSPEELIGVMLFDAGYCSRENLTAPGPDRLIATGKSRHLEAAATADPVTGPPPPQADPIQAMTRRLRTEAGIATYRKRSPIAETVFGHAKHNLGFRRFTSRGLDRARSEWAFHATVHNLGKILTHLTGGTPLPATP; this comes from the coding sequence GTGTTGGTGGCCAAGGGGTATCGACCGGTGAATCGTGATCAGCAGTTTTTGTTGCCGCCGGACATGCGGGAGTGGGTGCCGCCCACGCATCCGGTGTGGACGGTGATCGAGATCGTCGACACCCATCTCGACACCAGCGCCTTTCACGGCTCTCGCCGCACCGGGGGTGCCGGGCGCGCCGGGTACGACCCGGACATGCTGGTGACCCTGCTGATCTGGGCGTGGTCGCGGGGGGTGCGGTCGTCGCGGCAGATCGAGCGGGCCTGCTCGGAGGTGGTGTCCTACCGGGTGATCTGCGCCGGCGACACCCCCGATCACGTGACGATCTCACGGTTCCGCAAGGACAACCACACCGCCTGCGAGGCCCTGTTCACGCAGGTCCTGATCCTGGCCGCACGGTTGGGTCTGGGCCGACTCGAGACGATCGCGTTGGACGGGGTGAAGATCGCCTCGAACGCATCGAAGGACGCCAACCGCACCGAGGACGGGCTGCGCCGGGCAGCCGAGGCCGAGGCCGCGCGGATCGCCGCCGCCGCGGTGGCCGCGCACGCCGCCACCGATGACGCCGAGGACGACCTCTACGGCGAGGACGATTCGGGCCCGGGACAGGTGCCGGCGGAGTTGGCCGATCCCAGCACCCGCTCGGCCCGGATCGCCGAGGCATTGGCCCAGCTCGACGCGGAGAAGGACGCCGAACAGTGCGAGCGGGAGGGGAAAGCACAGGACTATCTGGCCCGGCTCGACGCGGGCCAGACGGTGATGGGCCGGGTGCCGGTCGGGGCCGAGGTCGCCGCCGCCGAGCGGCGTCTGGCCGAGGCGGTCGCCGCCCAGCAGGCGGTGATCGAGCGGTTCCGGGGGCGCACCGCGGCCGGGGGCGGGGGCGGGTTCGTTCCGAAGCCGGTCGACGAGCACCACCTGGTGCGGCGTCGGCGCACCGAACTCGACACCGCCCTGCGCAAGCAGGGTGAGCGCGCCGCTGCCGCCGGGCAGCGGCGCCGCAACACCACCGACCCCGACTCGCGGTTGCAGCCGCTGCGCGGCGGCGGCTGGGTGCAGGGCTACAACTGCCAGGCCTTCACCAGCGAGGACGGGTTGATCCTGGCCACCGGGGTCGGGACCGGCCCGGCGGACTACGACTATTTCCCCGAGATGGTCGACAAGGCCGGGGCGGCCGCGCACCTGATCGACGCCACCCGACGTGGGAAGGAACCGACCGGCACGAGCCCGGAGGAGCTGATCGGGGTGATGCTCTTCGACGCCGGCTACTGCTCCCGCGAGAACCTCACCGCGCCGGGCCCGGACCGGTTGATCGCCACCGGCAAATCCCGTCACCTCGAGGCCGCCGCCACCGCTGATCCGGTCACCGGACCGCCACCGCCGCAAGCGGATCCGATCCAGGCCATGACCCGCCGGCTGCGCACCGAGGCCGGTATCGCCACCTACCGCAAACGCTCACCCATCGCCGAAACCGTGTTCGGGCACGCCAAACACAACCTCGGATTCCGCCGCTTCACCAGCCGCGGCCTCGACCGCGCCCGCAGCGAATGGGCGTTCCACGCCACCGTGCACAACCTGGGCAAGATCCTCACCCACCTGACCGGAGGCACCCCGCTCCCGGCCACCCCCTGA
- the mshC gene encoding cysteine--1-D-myo-inosityl 2-amino-2-deoxy-alpha-D-glucopyranoside ligase, with protein sequence MQSWSETAVPSVPGQGPPLRLFDTADRQVRPVTPGRTATMYVCGITPYDATHLGHAATYLTFDLVNRIWRDAGHDVHYVQNVTDVDDPLFERANRDGEDWVVLGMRETALFREDMEALRVLPPRDYIGAVESIGEVIEMVEKFVASGAAYVVDDPEFPDVYFRANATEQFGYESGYDRETMDKFFAERGGDPDRPGKEDPLDALVWRAVRPGEPSWPSPFGPGRPGWHIECSAIALNRIGSGFDVQGGGSDLIFPHHEYSAAHAESATGDRRFARHYVHTGMIGLDGEKMSKSRGNLVFVSKLRGEGVDPAAIRLGLLSGHYRQDRPWTEQLLADAHTRLQLWKDAAALESAPSATDTIARLRQHLADDLDTPKALDALDGWARRALDHGGSDTNAPSEFAAAVDALLGVRLRRP encoded by the coding sequence ATGCAGTCTTGGTCCGAAACCGCTGTCCCGTCCGTTCCAGGCCAGGGGCCTCCGCTGCGGTTGTTCGACACCGCTGACCGGCAGGTACGTCCCGTCACTCCCGGACGCACGGCCACGATGTACGTGTGCGGTATCACCCCCTACGACGCCACCCACCTCGGTCACGCGGCCACGTACCTGACGTTCGATCTGGTGAACCGGATCTGGCGTGACGCCGGGCACGACGTGCACTACGTCCAGAACGTCACCGACGTCGACGACCCGCTGTTCGAGCGCGCCAACCGCGACGGCGAGGACTGGGTGGTCCTCGGCATGCGCGAGACGGCGCTGTTCCGCGAAGACATGGAAGCCCTGCGGGTGCTGCCCCCGCGCGACTACATCGGCGCGGTGGAGTCGATCGGCGAAGTGATCGAGATGGTCGAGAAGTTCGTCGCGTCCGGCGCCGCCTACGTCGTCGACGACCCCGAATTCCCCGACGTGTACTTCCGTGCCAACGCGACCGAGCAGTTCGGGTACGAGTCCGGCTACGACCGCGAGACGATGGACAAGTTCTTCGCCGAGCGCGGCGGCGACCCCGACCGCCCCGGCAAGGAGGATCCCCTCGACGCCCTGGTGTGGCGTGCGGTCCGCCCGGGCGAGCCGTCATGGCCGTCTCCGTTCGGTCCCGGGCGTCCCGGCTGGCACATCGAGTGTTCGGCCATCGCCCTCAACCGCATCGGTTCGGGTTTCGACGTGCAGGGCGGCGGCAGCGACCTGATCTTCCCGCACCACGAGTACTCCGCGGCGCACGCCGAGTCGGCCACGGGCGACCGTCGCTTCGCCCGCCACTACGTGCACACCGGCATGATCGGTCTCGACGGCGAGAAGATGTCGAAGAGCCGCGGCAACCTCGTGTTCGTGTCGAAGCTGCGCGGCGAGGGAGTCGACCCGGCCGCCATCCGCCTCGGACTGCTGTCCGGGCACTACCGGCAGGACCGCCCCTGGACCGAGCAGCTTCTCGCCGACGCCCACACCCGGCTGCAGCTGTGGAAGGACGCCGCCGCACTCGAGTCGGCGCCGTCTGCCACCGACACGATCGCCCGGCTGCGCCAGCATCTCGCGGACGATCTCGACACCCCGAAGGCGCTCGACGCCCTCGACGGCTGGGCCCGTCGCGCCCTCGACCACGGTGGCTCCGACACGAACGCGCCGAGCGAATTCGCCGCCGCCGTGGACGCCCTCCTCGGTGTGCGCCTCCGGCGCCCGTGA